A DNA window from Candidatus Methylomirabilota bacterium contains the following coding sequences:
- a CDS encoding DUF4292 domain-containing protein, which produces MTPRRLGSLLLVALTLAGGCASAPPARPVSADARHALDLLDERWREFADLRALADVSVQKGGERQRLTGVLLIRGPASLRLEALSPFGQPYLLVVVHEGRLTAYDAAKNEALVGPATAETIAGVLGLPLEPEDLVAVLAGRAAPPRDLRVAELLPPDGAGPSLDLIGGAQRRRVWLDLQTGEVSRVEIGGRMSVVLTYHRDGNTPRGFDFSAGRDYVTGSVIYRNVVLGAGIDPERFTLTLPKGAKIQRIR; this is translated from the coding sequence GTGACCCCAAGGCGGCTCGGTAGCCTTCTCCTCGTCGCGCTCACCCTCGCCGGCGGCTGCGCGAGCGCGCCGCCGGCACGGCCGGTGTCCGCCGACGCCCGACACGCGCTCGACCTCCTCGACGAGCGCTGGCGCGAGTTCGCCGACCTCCGCGCCCTCGCCGACGTCTCCGTCCAGAAGGGCGGCGAGCGCCAGCGCCTCACGGGCGTGCTCCTCATCCGCGGCCCCGCCTCGCTGCGCCTCGAGGCGCTCTCGCCGTTCGGCCAGCCCTACCTCCTCGTCGTCGTCCACGAGGGCCGGCTCACGGCCTACGACGCGGCGAAGAACGAGGCGCTGGTCGGCCCGGCGACCGCCGAGACGATCGCCGGCGTGCTCGGCCTGCCGCTCGAGCCCGAGGACCTGGTCGCGGTGCTCGCCGGCCGCGCGGCGCCGCCCCGGGACCTGCGCGTCGCGGAGCTCTTGCCGCCCGACGGCGCCGGGCCGTCGCTCGACCTCATCGGCGGCGCCCAGCGCCGGCGCGTGTGGCTCGATCTCCAGACCGGCGAGGTGAGCCGGGTGGAGATCGGTGGGCGCATGTCCGTCGTGCTCACCTACCATCGCGACGGCAACACCCCACGCGGCTTCGACTTCAGCGCCGGCCGCGACTACGTGACCGGCTCCGTGATCTACCGGAACGTCGTGCTCGGCGCCGGCATCGATCCCGAACGCTTCACGCTCACGCTCCCGAAAGGGGCGAAAATACAGCGCATCCGTTGA
- the ispE gene encoding 4-(cytidine 5'-diphospho)-2-C-methyl-D-erythritol kinase, whose protein sequence is MLSAAAKINLALEVLGKRSDGYHEIATVLQAVDLSDRLVLEDAEVLELHASAPAVPSDGTNLALRAARALREAAGTERGVRITLDKRIPVAAGLGGGSTDAAAALVGLNRLWGLRWPAARLAEVAVTLGMDVPFFLRGGAALGTGRGERLEPVTCGALALVLVHPRVGASTAEIYGRVTPGMYSDGSRARRMVAALRSRRPATIAQSLYNGLEGVAAARHPAVGQMEAALLAAGALGAAMSGSGLTVFGVARSLDHARQIRVRVARASWECWAVRTLTGPAIRVRG, encoded by the coding sequence GTGCTCAGCGCCGCGGCCAAGATCAACCTGGCCCTCGAGGTGCTGGGCAAGCGGTCCGACGGATATCACGAGATCGCCACGGTCCTGCAGGCCGTGGACCTCTCCGACCGGCTGGTGCTCGAGGACGCCGAGGTCCTGGAGCTCCACGCGAGCGCTCCCGCGGTGCCGTCCGACGGGACGAACCTGGCCCTCCGGGCGGCGCGGGCGCTGCGCGAGGCGGCGGGGACCGAGCGGGGCGTGCGGATCACGCTCGACAAGCGCATCCCGGTCGCCGCGGGGCTCGGCGGCGGCTCGACGGACGCCGCGGCGGCGCTCGTGGGCCTGAACCGCCTCTGGGGGCTCCGGTGGCCGGCGGCGCGGCTTGCGGAGGTCGCGGTCACGCTCGGGATGGACGTCCCGTTCTTCCTGCGCGGCGGCGCGGCGCTCGGGACGGGGCGCGGCGAGCGGCTCGAGCCCGTGACGTGCGGCGCGCTCGCACTGGTGCTCGTGCACCCGCGCGTCGGCGCGAGCACGGCGGAGATCTATGGGAGGGTGACCCCCGGGATGTATTCTGACGGCAGCCGCGCGCGCCGCATGGTGGCGGCGCTCCGGAGCCGGCGCCCGGCGACGATCGCCCAGAGCCTCTACAATGGGCTCGAGGGCGTGGCGGCGGCGCGGCATCCAGCCGTCGGTCAGATGGAGGCCGCGCTCCTCGCGGCCGGGGCGCTCGGGGCGGCGATGTCGGGAAGCGGGCTCACGGTGTTTGGCGTGGCGCGCTCGCTCGACCACGCGCGCCAGATCCGGGTGCGGGTGGCGCGGGCCTCGTGGGAGTGCTGGGCCGTGCGGACCCTGACGGGCCCGGCCATTCGTGTGAGGGGGTAG
- a CDS encoding ribose-phosphate pyrophosphokinase, which produces MSYELKLFTGNANRPLAEEIAQYLHVPMGDAEVSRFSDGEVYVQINENVRGTDVFLIQPTCPPVNDTLMELLIMIDAVKRASAHRITAVLPYYGYARQDRKVQGRMPISAKLVADLLEAAGVDRVLALDLHAGQIQGFFKVPVDHLFAGPVVMIDYLRKKELHEPVIVAPDAGGVERARAIAKRLNAGLAIVDKRREGPNSAVAMHLIGEVQGCDAVVIDDMVDTAGTLVQAVDALAREGARRILACGVHAVLSGPAIDRIIASPLEEVVVTNSIPLAEDKRAAARITVLSVAPLLGEAIRRIHDEESVSTLFV; this is translated from the coding sequence ATGAGCTACGAGCTGAAGCTCTTCACGGGGAACGCGAACCGGCCGCTGGCCGAGGAGATCGCCCAGTACCTGCACGTGCCCATGGGCGACGCGGAGGTCTCGCGCTTCTCGGACGGCGAGGTCTACGTGCAGATCAACGAGAACGTCCGCGGCACGGACGTGTTCCTGATCCAACCGACGTGCCCGCCCGTGAACGACACGCTCATGGAGCTCCTGATCATGATCGACGCGGTCAAGCGCGCCTCGGCCCACCGGATCACGGCGGTGCTCCCCTACTACGGCTACGCGCGCCAGGACCGCAAGGTCCAGGGGCGCATGCCGATCAGCGCCAAGCTCGTCGCCGACCTGCTGGAGGCGGCGGGCGTCGACCGCGTGCTCGCGCTCGACCTGCACGCCGGCCAGATCCAGGGATTCTTCAAGGTCCCGGTGGACCACCTCTTCGCGGGCCCGGTCGTGATGATCGACTATCTCCGCAAGAAGGAGCTCCACGAGCCGGTCATCGTCGCCCCCGACGCGGGCGGTGTGGAGCGGGCGCGCGCGATCGCCAAGCGGCTCAACGCCGGCCTCGCCATCGTCGACAAGCGGCGCGAGGGCCCGAACTCCGCGGTCGCGATGCACCTGATCGGTGAGGTCCAGGGGTGCGACGCCGTCGTCATCGACGACATGGTCGACACCGCCGGCACGCTCGTCCAGGCCGTCGACGCGCTCGCGCGCGAGGGCGCGCGGCGCATCCTCGCCTGCGGCGTCCACGCGGTCCTGTCCGGCCCGGCGATCGACCGCATCATCGCGTCGCCGCTCGAGGAGGTCGTCGTCACCAACTCGATCCCCCTCGCCGAGGACAAGCGCGCGGCGGCGCGCATCACCGTCCTGAGCGTCGCGCCGCTGCTCGGCGAGGCGATCCGCCGCATCCACGACGAGGAATCCGTTTCGACCCTGTTCGTCTGA